The Paraburkholderia sp. FT54 genome includes a region encoding these proteins:
- a CDS encoding MFS transporter has translation MSRAPAAVVAYAQPKTSVRWKIFLIMLLLVTVNYIDRASLSVAMPMIASEFTLTPVMQGLIMSSFFWSYTLMQIPGGMAVDRFKPRLVLALCTLLWGAFQGLGALTTNAMSLLATRLGLGVAEAPVASAGGALNAMWLTQHERVRGASLMDGGSPLGAALGSVLITWLIVVAHSWRTAFAIAGVGTVLCGIGAWYYIKNQPRDHAGVNEAEAEHIERARRKEDEKEADNLSGNTLDFFRYRSVLLMFVGFMCCTTLYYGLLTWMPTYLQKVQGFNLQQMGGASFVIFFCGFIGELSGAYVADKWLASGAAPNRVMRTFFGIAGVVATIAVFSVAHATSPTMVVILLSITLFFLRWGGLYWSIPAMLASRNKVGVLGGLLNFGGNIGGMVIPIAIGAIVQFTGSYFLALMCFAAMGVGLLLCSIGIDYETKIPV, from the coding sequence ATGAGCAGAGCACCCGCAGCCGTCGTGGCGTATGCCCAGCCGAAGACATCGGTTCGCTGGAAGATTTTTCTCATCATGTTGCTGCTCGTCACAGTCAACTACATCGATCGTGCATCCCTGTCCGTCGCGATGCCCATGATCGCAAGCGAGTTCACGCTGACGCCGGTCATGCAAGGCCTCATCATGAGTTCGTTCTTCTGGTCGTACACGCTGATGCAGATTCCGGGCGGTATGGCAGTCGACCGCTTCAAGCCGCGTCTGGTCCTCGCGCTGTGCACTCTTCTCTGGGGCGCCTTCCAGGGTCTTGGCGCATTGACGACCAACGCGATGTCCCTGCTCGCTACAAGGCTCGGACTCGGTGTGGCGGAAGCGCCCGTGGCCTCGGCGGGAGGTGCGCTCAATGCGATGTGGCTCACACAGCATGAACGGGTCCGCGGCGCATCGCTGATGGACGGCGGCTCGCCACTCGGTGCAGCGCTGGGATCGGTGCTGATCACCTGGCTGATCGTGGTCGCGCACTCATGGCGCACAGCGTTCGCGATCGCCGGCGTCGGCACGGTTCTGTGCGGCATCGGCGCGTGGTACTACATCAAGAATCAACCGCGCGATCACGCCGGGGTCAATGAAGCAGAAGCGGAGCATATCGAGCGGGCCCGGCGCAAGGAAGATGAAAAGGAAGCCGATAACCTGTCAGGCAATACGCTCGATTTCTTCCGCTATCGCTCAGTGTTACTGATGTTCGTCGGCTTCATGTGTTGCACGACGCTTTACTACGGCCTGTTGACGTGGATGCCCACCTATCTGCAGAAAGTGCAGGGCTTTAACCTTCAACAGATGGGCGGCGCCAGCTTCGTGATTTTCTTCTGTGGCTTCATCGGCGAACTCTCCGGGGCCTATGTCGCCGACAAGTGGCTCGCCAGCGGCGCCGCGCCGAACCGCGTCATGCGCACTTTCTTCGGTATCGCCGGCGTGGTTGCCACGATTGCGGTGTTTTCGGTGGCGCATGCGACGAGTCCCACGATGGTCGTGATCCTGCTGTCCATCACGCTCTTCTTTCTGCGCTGGGGCGGTCTGTACTGGTCGATCCCCGCCATGCTCGCCTCGCGCAACAAGGTGGGCGTGCTCGGCGGTCTGCTCAACTTCGGCGGGAATATCGGCGGCATGGTGATTCCGATCGCGATCGGCGCGATCGTTCAATTCACGGGCTCCTATTTCCTCGCGCTGATGTGTTTCGCCGCAATGGGCGTCGGCCTGCTGCTCTGTTCGATCGGAATCGATTATGAAACGAAGATTCCGGTCTGA
- a CDS encoding glutamate cyclase domain-containing protein — MGIAKVEDIIGQTVRRDIGRMKRFVEGQLEAAARSIMNTPNAHVGIVTGFFIRNAVPPSPETDGLGGMAHLAAALSNFGIPVTVISDAPCCKAVWAVTTELPKDVAFEITSVSAASVKSLRARLSEAERPITHMIAIERVSPASDGKPHREYGADMSDDTAPLHLLFEDPEWPRPWVTIGIGDGGNEIGMGVLPQEIVHDDIPNGPLISAAIPADYLIVSSVSNWGGWGLVSAMAMVAPRDAAARLLVDFTPERDRAYLTAAVDVGQAVDDSRIDRPATPKMSVDRLSWEQHAQVLSQLRAHVDGYLAAPSHS; from the coding sequence ATGGGAATAGCAAAAGTCGAAGACATCATTGGTCAAACCGTCCGGCGCGACATTGGCCGCATGAAACGGTTCGTTGAAGGTCAGCTGGAAGCAGCCGCGCGTTCGATCATGAATACGCCGAATGCCCACGTCGGTATCGTGACTGGCTTCTTCATCCGCAATGCCGTCCCGCCCTCGCCGGAAACCGACGGGCTCGGCGGCATGGCCCACCTGGCCGCCGCACTGTCGAACTTCGGCATACCGGTGACGGTGATCTCGGACGCGCCATGCTGCAAGGCGGTCTGGGCGGTTACCACGGAATTGCCGAAAGACGTGGCCTTCGAGATCACCTCGGTGAGCGCGGCATCGGTCAAATCGCTCAGAGCCCGGCTAAGCGAGGCTGAACGTCCGATCACGCATATGATCGCAATCGAGCGGGTATCGCCCGCGAGCGACGGCAAGCCGCACCGCGAGTACGGCGCGGACATGTCCGACGATACGGCTCCGCTGCATCTTCTGTTCGAGGATCCCGAATGGCCGCGCCCGTGGGTCACGATCGGCATCGGCGACGGCGGCAATGAAATCGGCATGGGTGTGCTGCCCCAGGAAATCGTCCACGACGACATTCCCAACGGCCCGTTGATCAGCGCAGCGATTCCCGCGGACTATCTGATCGTTTCCAGCGTTTCGAACTGGGGCGGCTGGGGACTGGTATCCGCGATGGCGATGGTCGCGCCGCGCGACGCGGCGGCGCGGCTGCTCGTCGATTTCACGCCAGAGCGCGACCGGGCGTATCTCACCGCGGCCGTCGACGTCGGTCAGGCGGTTGACGATAGCCGCATCGACCGCCCCGCTACGCCGAAGATGAGCGTCGACCGGCTGTCGTGGGAACAGCATGCGCAAGTGCTGAGTCAGCTCAGAGCTCACGTCGACGGCTACCTCGCAGCACCGTCGCACTCGTGA